In the Phaseolus vulgaris cultivar G19833 chromosome 7, P. vulgaris v2.0, whole genome shotgun sequence genome, one interval contains:
- the LOC137827715 gene encoding large ribosomal subunit protein uL6-like, which translates to MKTILSSETMNIPDGVSIKVHAKVIEVEGPRGKLVRDFKHLNLDFQLITDENGQKKLKIDAWFGSRKTSAAIRTALSHVDNLITGVTKGYRYKMRFVYAHFPINASIANNNKSIEIRNFLGEKKVRKVDMLEGVSVVRSEKVKDELVLDGNDIELVSRSCALINQKCHVKNKDIRKFLDGIYVSEKGAIVEE; encoded by the exons ATGAAGACGATTCTCTCATCAGAGACGATGAACATTCCCGATGGCGTGAGCATCAAGGTTCACGCCAAGGTGATCGAGGTTGAAGGCCCTCGTGGAAAACTAGTGCGAGACTTCAAACATCTCAACCTTGATTTTCAGCTCATCACCGACGAGAACGGCCAGAAGAAGCTCAAGATCGACGCCTGGTTTGGCTCTCGGAAAACTTCCGCTGCCATTCGCACCGCCCTCAGCCACGTCGACAATCTCATCACCGGCGTCACCAAGGGCTACCGCTACAAGATGAGGTTCGTGTATGCTCACTTCCCCATCAACGCCAGCATTGCCAACAACAATAAATCAATCGAAATCCGAAATTTCCTCGGCGAGAAGAAG GTGAGAAAAGTTGACATGCTCGAGGGTGTGTCTGTTGTTCGATCTGAGAAGGTGAAGGATGAGTTGGTTTTGGATGGAAACGATATTGAGCTTGTTTCCAGGTCTTGTGCTCTGATTAACCAG AAATGCCATGTTAAGAACAAGGATATTCGGAAGTTCCTTGATGGTATCTACGTAAGCGAGAAGGGAGCCATAGTAGAAGAGTAG